One Setaria viridis chromosome 3, Setaria_viridis_v4.0, whole genome shotgun sequence DNA window includes the following coding sequences:
- the LOC117848437 gene encoding delta-1-pyrroline-5-carboxylate synthase 1: protein MATADRNRSFMKDVKRVIIKVGTAVVTRHDGRLALGRLGALCEQVKELNTLGYEVIMVTSGAVGVGRQRLKYRKLVNSSFADLQKPQMELDGKACAAVGQSGLMALYDMLFTQLDVSSSQLLVTDNDFENPNFRERLCETVESLLDLKVVPVFNENDAISTRKAPYEDSSGIFWDNDSLAGLLAIELKADLLVLLSDVDGLYSGPPSEPQSKLIHTYIKEKHHNEITFGDKSRVGRGGMTAKVKAAFVASNSGTPVVITSGFASQSIVRVLQGEKIGTLFHKDANLWEPSKDVSAREMAVAARECSRRLQNLSSDERKKILLDVADALEANEDLIRAENEADVVAAQDAGYEKSLVARLTLKPGKIASLAKSIRTLANMEDPINQILKRTEVAEDLVLEKTSCPLGVLLIVFESRPDALVQIASLAIRSGNGLLLKGGKEAMRSNTILHKVITDALPDTVGKGLIGLVTSRDEIADLLKLDDVIDLVIPRGSNKLVSQIKASTKIPVLGHADGVCHVYIDKSANMDIAKRIVIDAKIDYPAACNAMETLLVHKDLIKSPGLDDILLSLKTEGVAIYGGPVAHEVLSIPKADSFHHEYSSMACTVEFVDDVQSAIDHIHRYGSAHTDCIVTTDSKVAETFLRQVDSAAVFHNASTRFSDGARFGLGAEVGISTGRIHARGPVGVEGLLTTRWIMRGSGQVVNGDKDVAYTHKNLPLQ, encoded by the exons atggcgacCGCGGACCGGAACCGGAGCTTCATGAAGGACGTGAAACGCGTCATCATCAAG GTGGGCACTGCAGTTGTCACCAGACACGATGGGCGATTGGCTTTGGGTAGGCTTGGAGCTCTTTGCGAGCAG GTGAAGGAACTGAACACCCTTGGATACGAGGTGATTATGGTCACCTCAGGTGCTGTTGGTGTGGGGAGGCAGAGGCTCAAGTACCGGAAGCTTGTCAATAGCAGCTTTGCTGATCTGCAAAAGCCACAGATGGAGCTGGATGGAAAGGCTTGTGCTGCTGTTGGTCAGAGTGGCCTCATGGCTCTTTACGACATGTTATTTACTCAA CTTGATGTGTCCTCTTCTCAACTTCTTGTGACAGACAATGATTTTGAGAATCCAAATTTCCGGGAGAGGCTCTGTGAGACTGTTGAGTCACTGTTAGATCTTAAAGTTGTGCCTGTATTTAATGAAAATGATGCTATCAGCACTAGAAAGGCTCCATATGAG GATTCATCTGGTATATTTTGGGATAATGACAGTTTAGCAGGTCTGCTAGCAATTGAACTCAAAGCTGATCTTCTTGTTCTACTAAGTGATGTGGATGGCCTCTACAGTGGTCCACCAAGTGAACCTCAATCAAAGCTCATACATACCTACATTAAGGAGAAACATCACAATGAAATTACATTTGGGGACAAGTCACGTGTAGGTAGAGGAGGAATGACTGCTAAGGTGAAGGCTGCTTTTGTGGCTTCAAATAGTGGCACGCCTGTTGTTATTACAAG TGGATTTGCATCTCAGAGCATTGTTAGAGTTCTTCAAGGAGAGAAAATTGGTACTCTCTTCCATAAGGACGCAAATTTGTGGgaaccatccaaggatgttaGTGCTCGTGAAATGGCTGTTGCTGCAAGAGAATGTTCCAGGCGTCTACAG AATTTGTCATCGGATGAGCGCAAGAAAATATTGTTAGACGTTGCTGATGCTCTAGAGGCAAATGAGGATTTAATTAGAGCTGAGAATGAAGCAGATGTAGTTGCAGCACAAGATGCTGGATATGAGAAATCTTTGGTTGCTAGATTGACCCTGAAGCCAGGAAAG ATAGCAAGCCTTGCAAAATCCATCCGCACTCTTGCAAACATGGAAGACCCTATCAACCAGATACTCAAACGAACAGAG GTTGCTGAAGATTTAGTTCTGGAGAAAACATCTTGCCCTTTGGGTGTGCTCTTGATTGTTTTTGAGTCTCGGCCTGATGCCTTGGTCCAG ATTGCATCTTTAGCGATTCGAAGTGGTAATGGCCTTCTCCTAAAAGGTGGAAAAGAGGCTATGAGATCAAATACAATACTGCATAAG GTTATAACTGATGCCCTTCCTGACACTGTTGGTAAAGGACTTATTGGCCTTGTTACAAGTAGAGATGAGATTGCTGACTTGCTAAAG CTTGATGATGTCATTGATCTTGTCATTCCAAGAGGTAGCAATAAGCTGGTTTCGCAAATCAAGGCATCAACTAAGATCCCAGTTCTTGGCCATGCCG ATGGTGTCTGCCATGTATACATTGACAAATCAGCTAACATGGATATAGCAAAACGAATTGTGATTGATGCCAAAATTGATTACCCAGCAGCCTGCAATGCAATG GAAACATTACTTGTTCATAAAGATCTTATAAAGTCCCCAGGTCTTGATGACATACTGCTATCACTCAAAACAGAAG GAGTTGCTATCTATGGAGGGCCTGTTGCGCATGAAGTACTGTCCATTCCAAAAGCAGATTCATTCCATCATGAGTACAGCTCTATGGCTTGCACAGTTGAATTTGTTGATGATGTACAATCAGCAATTGACCATATACATCGTTATGGAAG TGCACATACAGATTGCATTGTCACTACAGATAGTAAAGTAGCAGAAACTTTTCTGCGTCAAGTTGATAG TGCTGCTGTGTTTCACAATGCAAGTACGCGATTCTCTGATGGGGCTCGCTTTGGATTGGGTGCTGAG GTTGGCATAAGCACAGGGCGCATACATGCTCGTGGACCAGTGGGTGTTGAAGGTCTCTTAACAACACGCTG GATCATGCGTGGAAGTGGGCAAGTGGTGAATGGTGACAAGGATGTTGCCTACACCCACAAGAACCTTCCTTTGCAATGA
- the LOC117848438 gene encoding transcription factor ILR3 yields the protein MSCGGQAGGWLLDYGLVEEEIQGSEFMYMVDDPAVSSVILGFDAPRKEDGVQDNPGAKKRSRPESSAPPGTKACREKLRRDRLNERFNELCAILEPGKPPKADKVAILSDAARLLSQLRAEAQKLKQSNESLQDSIKSLKAEKSELRDEKTRLKAERERLEQMLKGVSAAAAPAPFVPHPAATGPSFHPAAFVQAGKFVTYPSYAPPPAFWQWIPPTSLDTSKDPAHWPPVA from the exons ATGAGCTGCGGGGGGCAGGCGGGCGGGTGGCTGCTGGACTATGggctggtggaggaggagatccaGGGTTCCGAGTTCATGTACATGGTCGACGACCCGGCCGTCTCCAG CGTGATACTGGGGTTCGATGCTCCCAGGAAGGAGGACGGCGTCCAGGACAACCCCGGCGCCAAGAAGAG ATCCCGGCCGGAGTCCAGCGCCCCACCCGGCACCAAGGCTTGCCGTGAAAAGCTCCGGAGAGACAGGCTCAACGAAAG GTTCAACGAGCTCTGTGCTATCTTGGAGCCCGGCAAGCCACCAAAGGCTGACAAAGTCGCCATTCTAAGCGACGCTGCCCGTCTCCTGAGCCAGCTGCGCGCCGAGGCCCAGAAGCTCAAGCAATCGAATGAATCGCTTCAGGACTCCATCAAGAGCCTCAAG GCTGAGAAGTCTGAGCTGCGTGACGAGAAGACGAGGCTGAAGGCCGAGAGGGAGAGGCTGGAGCAGATGCTCAAGGGTGTCAGCGCCGCGGCTGCTCCGGCGCCCTTCGTCCCGCACCCTGCCGCCACCGGACCTTCGTTCCACCCGGCGGCGTTTGTGCAGGCCGGCAAGTTCGTCACGTACCCCAGCtacgcgccaccgccggcgttCTGGCAGTGGATACCGCCGACGTCCCTGGACACGTCCAAGGACCCCGCGCACTGGCCGCCAGTCGCCTAG